A stretch of Myxococcus hansupus DNA encodes these proteins:
- a CDS encoding LA_2272 family surface repeat-containing protein, producing MNRKVSVCAGMMAAAVAFSASAEEQGAVSPERAAVSVEGPDASRVPGTPPLVATATSAPTKSAPTAIDGPDASRVLAAPPLVATTASGPAEPAAAAIDGPDASRVLAAPPLVPVAETPTVPGAADARRTGRETAAEAARPKDADAASEAKPVVVSVARGEVRAAQDADAPTAPTETKSEVDEVHIPFSLTLVPGLSTSGFHTGNVVNNVSIGLVSTHARRVDGVAMAIAGNWVGAGGMRGAQLSVGANVSNADLLGLQSTVGVNVVRGNAEGAQLAVGGNIASGAVNGTQMGVGVNVAGQGLMGAQLGVGANVSGGFVRGLQMAVGVNVAGGPMSGLQASAGVNVAGELSGLQMSSGVSYARQLSGGQLSIINLGGEVDGAQVGIVNIANKVSGAQVGILNVARHSDGEAVGLLSFVGGGQANVAVWGSDVALANVGVKLGGRHIYSLFTVGYSPAIDDDRRRYVMGAGLGGHIPAGRFFVDIDLVGSTLHTKNLFEDTHHVLGQVRLMAGWQVARNFAVFGGVSANTLVSWDGRDEWRELGFGPEWRQVSDGGRTVVRTWPGLLAGVQI from the coding sequence ATGAATCGCAAGGTCTCGGTGTGCGCGGGGATGATGGCGGCAGCAGTGGCGTTCTCGGCCTCGGCCGAGGAGCAAGGGGCCGTGTCCCCCGAGCGCGCCGCGGTCTCCGTCGAGGGGCCGGACGCCTCACGCGTGCCGGGCACGCCTCCGCTCGTGGCGACGGCGACGTCCGCGCCGACCAAGTCTGCTCCGACGGCCATCGATGGGCCGGACGCCTCACGCGTGCTGGCCGCGCCGCCGCTCGTGGCGACGACGGCGTCTGGGCCCGCCGAGCCTGCCGCCGCGGCCATCGATGGGCCGGACGCCTCACGCGTGCTGGCCGCGCCGCCGCTCGTGCCCGTGGCCGAGACTCCGACAGTCCCTGGCGCCGCGGACGCGCGGAGGACCGGGCGCGAGACCGCGGCCGAGGCGGCGCGGCCGAAAGATGCCGATGCCGCGTCTGAGGCGAAGCCGGTGGTGGTCTCGGTGGCCCGCGGAGAGGTGCGCGCCGCCCAGGATGCCGACGCACCCACCGCACCCACCGAAACGAAGTCCGAAGTGGACGAGGTGCACATCCCGTTCAGCCTCACGCTGGTGCCGGGCCTGAGCACGTCGGGTTTCCACACCGGCAACGTGGTCAACAACGTGTCCATTGGCCTGGTGTCGACGCACGCGAGGCGGGTGGACGGCGTCGCGATGGCGATCGCCGGCAACTGGGTGGGAGCGGGCGGGATGCGCGGCGCGCAGCTCTCCGTGGGGGCCAACGTCTCCAACGCGGACCTGCTGGGCCTCCAGTCCACAGTGGGCGTCAACGTGGTGCGAGGCAACGCGGAGGGCGCGCAGCTCGCGGTGGGTGGAAACATCGCCTCGGGCGCGGTGAACGGCACGCAGATGGGCGTGGGCGTCAACGTCGCGGGGCAGGGCCTGATGGGCGCGCAGTTGGGTGTGGGCGCCAATGTATCGGGTGGCTTCGTGCGGGGGCTGCAGATGGCGGTGGGCGTCAATGTCGCGGGCGGGCCCATGTCGGGGCTGCAGGCGTCGGCGGGCGTCAATGTGGCGGGAGAACTGTCCGGCCTCCAGATGTCCTCGGGCGTCAGCTATGCGCGTCAGCTCTCCGGCGGACAGCTCTCCATCATCAACCTGGGGGGCGAGGTGGACGGCGCGCAGGTGGGCATCGTCAACATCGCCAACAAGGTGTCCGGCGCGCAGGTGGGCATCCTCAACGTGGCCCGGCATTCGGACGGCGAGGCGGTGGGCCTCCTGAGCTTCGTGGGTGGCGGCCAGGCGAACGTGGCGGTGTGGGGCAGTGACGTGGCGCTCGCCAACGTGGGCGTGAAGCTGGGCGGCCGTCACATCTACTCGCTGTTCACGGTGGGCTACAGCCCCGCCATCGACGATGACCGCCGCCGCTACGTCATGGGCGCGGGCTTGGGGGGCCACATCCCCGCGGGCCGGTTCTTCGTCGACATCGACCTGGTGGGCAGCACGCTCCACACGAAGAACCTGTTCGAGGACACGCACCATGTCCTGGGGCAGGTCCGGCTGATGGCGGGCTGGCAGGTGGCGCGGAACTTCGCGGTGTTCGGCGGCGTCAGCGCCAACACGCTCGTCTCCTGGGACGGCCGGGACGAGTGGCGGGAGCTGGGCTTCGGCCCCGAATGGAGGCAGGTCTCGGATGGGGGCCGCACCGTCGTGCGCACCTGGCCGGGCTTGCTCGCGGGTGTGCAGATTTGA